From Malaya genurostris strain Urasoe2022 chromosome 2, Malgen_1.1, whole genome shotgun sequence:
TTTTAGATTATTgaaaagttttggcattataaACCAAAACAATAGAGCTCGTTAACGACTAAACTCGATAAAAAATGGTCGAGTGTCATAAAGCTACCGACTAGAATACGTTCTTTTTctcatgaatacgacttactttactatggggcgccttttcaaaatttaccctgtgcaAGAATGTAcgtaacccaacaacataattttttctacaagctattgaaaatatgatcagaaatttgtgattcaatttttaacagagtgagataaccataaataactgataaacaaagttttctaaaacttttgaaaataatgagGAAAGTTCATCACACTTGCttacctttttcgcacccggacgacggttatATCAGCTCCGATTATATACTGAACGAGTAGACAAggtaaattttgattgaaaatcgttcatttcttctagtgcttcagacggaactggatgtcgaggtgaggttctcccaccaacatcagtaagatcaagtcaagtataaagcgtgaaacgctcaagtcgtgctctcatttggacttcagtagAAGCAGTCggtaatgaaagcagaccttttgcgtggtacaaacCCTcagtcgcagagccagtttcccttcaaagaagatcgattgcatcatcctgtTTCTGGTCGCAAGGAGGTCGTTGGAGCAAAATtcaacgaaaaatggacaacaatggggaacattatgcaaaatcaaccCATCTAatagctccaaatgttatctaaaaaaatataaagacaaatctttgcaaatcggaaattaaaaccatcagtgtagtgcaaatctagaataatttgattagcttcgtACAACTTTTGCAGTAAAAAaactcgcaacagtgtttaaaatcgtttatatccaaacagtgtttaacatcttagagaattacacaaattggcccttctgaattgcttgccagaaattaatcccgtacagaattttgatagtttctttcactaaaatattcaaatcctgaatgaaataattgacatcGAAATTCTGTAAGTTgctatttagaaccataattgtatacccaaagaattatgcgaaattacgcttcactgtactgtatttttaaaacagttgtagtttttagtagaactttctgctgatttgctgtaTAAAATGTATAGCACCGattcagaagccattcatttcgaatttggctgtcgttgtcaacgtATTGATTATGGCGCGATCGAGgcatctccaagcgaaatacaaagcttgctaCCGCCAGCGGAAGAAGTAGGAGACTCCAACGGAACGTATATCAGTGtcgcacccacggacaacaggtcagcttggaaataaatgacggaagtcagcggtatccatcggtaGTCAACGaaattcgaactcaactcgtcactctccatcacgaacgccttcataaaaggttctttccagaaccaccattattttatcataaagaactatactggttatttcctaggttttaattgtgtgtcagaatgtttaatgtcacTAATCAACTAATTGAATTCGAAAgtttaaagaaagagtgtcagttttattcgtattcacgatatccagttatgtctcagatattacacacccgtatttttttaattgaaggGTAGTAATCGATAGCATCATAACTATCATTTTTCGCTCATATTTGTAAGGTACCGCCATAAGAAATCGTTCAAACCAGGCACTAACCTAGGGCATGGGGGTCCTGGCCTCTCCcgaaataaaaagtaaacaaaaagaaaagtttGATAAATATTATAGGGCTGTTGATCTTGCAGATTACAATGTGAGACAGTGGTTTTAACAGTTTCGTCATGGTTGAGACTACTGACAGTATCAAAACTATATAAAATGGAGGTTAAAACCGGagcaaaataaacgacaataaatataaaaaatacataATACAATACATAAAATTGATGACCGGagagattctgcagatgataAATATATCCTATACTGTTGGatctcgcacatacttatttaggactaaaaagataaacgcaagcgcacttctggTACATATTTGGCTTGATCCATTATTATATACCATAGATTATATTATGATATACCATAGAAAAGAATGTTTACCCGACAATGAACTAAAGTCGACACGAGTGCTTCCCAAGTGTCTTAAAGGAGTCTCAATGAGTCGAAAAGATCACCTGAATTGGCTTATTAGAGCTATTATCTGGTCCTCAaataatctctgagaaattgatgCAATTTTTGTGTTGTAATTGAAGACCAGTACTTCAGGAACCTGAAACCAAAATCAGTGAGTAAGTTTGAATGGTCATTaattaatatgacctacaaatttagttGTGCGCCTTGTTTTAGAATTTTTGGtctctacttccggaaccgaaaaccgaaaaccgataagtctaagtttgtataaaaatcaactaacaagaaatttaaaattgatttttctgtttttgtttcaTCGTTACTTCTAATGACAATTTGAATTTCTTCCTGTATTTCCTAGTCATCTCAGGTAAATCTATGTGCGCCTTGTTTTAGAATTTTTGGtctctacttccggaaccgaaaaccgataagtctaagtttgtataaaaatcaactaacaagacctagaaatttaaaattgatttttctgtttttgtttcaTCGTTACTTCTAATGGCGATTTGAATTTCTTCCTGTATTTCGGGACCTAGAAGTTGAATCTCGATTAAATTAGATGTCATAAGGGATAATaacaccttccatttgaatataagttcgtgAAATAGGCCAAGCAATATTTGAGAAATCGGTGTAAGTTCCATTCCGATGTCTTTGACCGccttttccggtgcttccggaactgatGAAATCAACTGGCCTCTCATGAAACGAAATTTGGGTAAAGGCAtggttcaaactcaagtaaatttaaAAACTTCTCCGAAAATGTTCAAACTAAATGGGATATCACTGATTTATCAGATGagcgtttatttatttattaatttatttattaatttatttattaatttatttatttatttatttatttaataatttattaatttatttatttatttatttatttatttatttatttaattatttatttatttatttatttatttattcatttatttatttatttatttatttttttatttatttatttatttatttatttatttatttatttatatatttatttatttatttatttatttatttatttatttatttatttatttatttatttatttatttatttatttatttatttatttatttgtttatttgtttatttatttatttatttgtttatttatttatttaattatttatttatttattaatttatttatttatttatttatttatttatttatttatttatttatttatctatttatttatttatttatttatttgtttatttatttatttatttatttatttatttatttatttatttatttatttatttatttatttatttatttatttatttatttatttatttatttatttatttatttatttatttagaatgtcagaatgtttaatgtcacTAATCAACTAATTGAATTCGAAagcataaagaaagagtgtcagttttattcgtattcacgatatctagttatgtctcagatattacacacccgtatttttttaattgaaggGTAGTAATCGATAGCATCATAACTATCATTTTTCGCTCATATTTGTAAGGTACCGCCATAAGAAATCGTTCAAACCAGGCACTAACCTAGGGCATGGGGGTCCTGGCCTCTCCcgaaataaaaagtaaacaaaaagaaaagtttGATAAATATTATAGGGCTGTTGATCTTGCAGATTACAATGTGAGACAGTGGTTTTAACAGTTTCGTCATGGTTGAGACTACTGACAGTATCAAAACTATATAAAATGGAGGTTAAAACCGGagcaaaataaacgacaataattataaaaaatacATAATACAATACATAAAATTGATGACCGGAGAGATTCTGCAGATAATAAATATATCCTATACTGTTGGatctcgcacatacttatttaggactaaaaagataaacgcaagcgcacttctggTACATATTTGGCTTGATCCATTATTATATACCATAGATTATATTATGATATACCATAGAAAAGAATGTTTACCCGACAATGAACTAAAGTCGACACGAGTGCTTCCCAAGTGTCTTAAAGGAGTCTCAATGAGTCGAAAAGATCACCTGAATTGGCTTATTAGAGCTATTATCTGGTCCTCAaataatctctgagaaattgatgCAATTTTTGTGTTGTAATTGAAGACCAGTACTTCAGGAACCTGAAACCAAAATCAGTGAGTAAGTTTGAATGGTCATTaattaatatgacctacaaatttagttGTGCGCCTTGTTTTAGAATTTTTGGtctctacttccggaaccgaaaaccgaaaaccgataagtctaagtttgtataaaaatcaactaacaagacctagaaatttaaaattgatttttctgtttttgtttcatcgttacttctaatgacgatttgaatttctTCCTGTATTTCCTAGTCATCTCAGGTAAATCTATGTGCGccttgttttagaattgttggtctctacttccggaaccgaaaaccgaaaaccgataagtctaagtttgtataaaaatcaactaacaagacctagaaatttaaaattgatttttctgtttttgtttcatcgttacttctaatgacgatttgaatttctTCCTGTATTTCGAGACCTAGAAGTTGAATCTCAATTAAATTAGATGTCATAAGGGATAATAACACTGTTACAGACAAATCGGAGAAAAACGAATCCTTTGAGCGTGACGACAATCAGCAGCTAAAAGCTGTTAAATTTATTAATCAATGAATTCAACTGTGTTACAAATTTACTTACATTGGTCGCTTACTCTAATATTTGCGAACACGATGATTTTCGCCTTTACAGAGGCCTAACCTTTAAACCTGCACTAAATGCGACGATTCCAGTAATACCTAAAGATTTAGGTTTGAGTTAAGTAATTCACTTTAAATTCAATTTACTTACAAATATATTCGTTTATAAACTTATAAGCCGCCTAAACTATAACAACTGAATACTGAGTTCAATGCGAGCTCATCAAAAATGCCAAGTCATTTCCGCCTATACTGCTTGACATAACTCGCCACCTGACTCCGTCACCGTAACTGACATCGAACTTAAGTTATCGTTTGACACTTCATCCCAGGGGTGTTTCATGGAGGAATATTTCGAGAGGTGCTAACCGTAACAGTTCCCCGACCCGTAAGGCTGGTCAGGAACTTCTAGACCAGTTTTACCCACTGCTATATCCTTCCGACGAATAAGTCCGCGTGCAGTTTGTATTACGGCTTCACGAACTCGGCCATCCCGACCTGCTACTACTTGGACCACACGGCCTCGCGTCCATCCGTTGCGTATCTTCTCTTCCACAATGATCACTAGATTCCCGACCGCAATCGGCCTCTCTTCGTCGAACCACTTGGTACGTCGCGCGATAGTGGGAAGATACTCCCTTACCCACCGACTGTAGAATTGATCGATCATAACTCGGCACAAGTTCCATTCATTTCTACAGGCTTGTTTTGGATTTCCCAACGTTCTTGGTGGTTGAATTACACCACTCGAGCTGGATAGAAGAAAGTGGTTTGGCGTTAGAGCCTCCTGTTGGGCCGTCTCTAACGGTATGTATGTCAGGGGTCGCGAGTTCACTACGCTTTCCGCTTCTACTAACAACGTAGCAAGAGTTTCTTCGTTCGGCGTCCGAGACGTGCTTATCGCCGCGAAAGCCGTTTTCACGGATCGCACCAGGCGCTCCCACGCGCCGCCCATATGAGGCGCTCCAGGCGGGTTCAGAATCCATCTCGTGGTTGCATTAGTGAACGTTTCCGCTAGTTGACGGTCGATTTCATTCATCTCTTGTTCAAGCTCGTTGCGCGATTCTACAAAGTTCGTACCCCTATCGCTGCGTATTTCCAAGGGAGCTCCCCTGCGTCCTATAAAACGCCTAATGGCTAGTTTACAGGATTCTGTAGAGAGTGTGTACACGATTTCTAGATGCACTGCTCTCGTTGTCATGCACGTTATCAGTGCGACCCACCGTTTTGCGATGCTTCGATTAATTTTTACAGCGATTGGTCCGAAATAATCTATACCTATGTATGAGAATGGTCGCACGTACGCCCGCAGCCTAGCCGCTGGAAGTGGAGCCATACGAGGTATCATTGGAACTGGCTTCTTCACCTTACAATCGACGCAATCCTTAGCCACCTTTCGAACGAACGAACGCAGTTGGGAAATGTGAAAACGCTGCCTCATCTCATTGACGATCGTTTCACCATTCGCGTGCAAGTATTTGGAGTGGTACCATTCGACTAACAAACGTGTAGCCCAATGTGCTTTCGGTAAAACTACGGGAAACCTCGTATCGTACGAAGCAAATGCTGCGGCGGCGATTCTACTATCCGAGCGAATAATTCCCGAATCATCCAAATATGGCGATAGCTTGCGAATTTTACTTGATTTTTCtaaacggatttgctgatttgctGAGTTCCCAGCTAGAGCAAGAGCCCTCATTTCATCTGAATAGCATTCGGATTGTATCCACCGAAAGACAGTTTTCTCGCCTTTGTCCAACTCCTCCTGAGATAGTGGTCCTACCAATCGTTGTTCCTTGCTCGCTGTCCGTCGCAAGTTCTgtgaatatcgatgaatgtacgCTACCGTGCGGCACAGACGCATCCATTTAGAAAATCTTTCCCACGCTACAAGTTGTGGTACTACAGTTTCGCGATGCACCATACATGATGACCTCAGCTCTTCGTCGGTCGACTCGTTGTCTGTAAGCATGATCGCAGTCCACTGCTCTTCTGGTAGATAAAGATCATCTTCCCCACGAAACCAGCGACTATTTGAAGAAAGATTGGGATCTTTTCCCCACTTAGTGGCTTCGTCGGCAACATTTTTCCTCGTCGATATCCAACGCCATTGCTCTACTTTCGATTTAGACAAGATTTCTCCCACTCTACATGCGACGAACTGTCGATACTTGCGATGATCGGAGTTAATCCAGGCGAGTACTACCTTTGAATCGGTCCAAAAAACTACTTTCCCAATGTCCAGCGAGTGTCCACTAAGTACGGTCTTGGCGAAGCGCACACCGATTACTGCTGCCATCAGCTCTAGCCGCGGAATAGAGTGTGCTTTGAGCGGGGCCACCTTCGACTTTCCTCCCACCAGCGCTACACGGATTTCATTCGGAAAAACAGCCCGCAGATGTCCAACACAGGCGTATGCGTCTTCACTTGCGTCCACGTAGATGTGCAGCTGAAGAGAGATTGTATCTTTGATCGACGCCTTTGGAAAATAACAGCGCGGAATACTAATCTGGTCCAACGAGCGAAACAACTCCGTCCACCGTCTCCATTTATCTCGAAGATTAACCGGAATCGACTCGTCCCATCCTGTTTTAGCCCTCCATAGATCTTGTATTAGTATCTTACCATGGATGAGTACTCATTACAACCCGTAGCGCATGACGTTTGGTTGGGTAATCCTCCTGCTTAGCTAGACACGTGGAGAACGTGAAGACATCATTATTAGGATTCTAATACAGACCCAGTACGCGTTCAGTAGAGCTGGTCTTGTCCAGCTGGAGACACTTCTTCAAGGCTGACTCGCTCTCACCGACCCGTGAGAGAACCTCTGATGAGTTTGAAAGCCAATTCCGAAGATAGAATCCTCCGAAAGAGTGAACCAATTTAACCTCGTTCGCCAGTTTAACCGCCTCTTCAACATCGTCAGCGCTGTCCAAGTAGTCGTCCACATAATGCTTTCGAATAATGGCGTCGGCTGCTTCCGGGTGCACTTTCGAATGCTCTTGcgcatttaaatttttcacgAACTGCGCCGAACAAGGGGAGCAGGTAGCTCCAAACGTAGCAACGTCCATCAAATAAACGTCAGGTGGTGATGACGAGTTTTCCCGCCAGAGCAGTCGTTGAGCCTGCCGATCTTCCTTCCGAATTTGAATCTGGTGAAACATTTCCATCAGGTCAGCGCATAAAGCAACTCGCTTCTCACGAAATCCGAAAAGAACATTCAGCAACGTACTCAACAGGTCTGGTCCTTTGAGCAGCATCGTGTTGAGCGAAATACCTTCGACCGTTGCTGCAGCATCGCAGAATATACGaatttttgatgtttttttaGGATTAATAACTACACCCAATGGTAAGTACC
This genomic window contains:
- the LOC131429071 gene encoding uncharacterized protein LOC131429071, translated to METVDGASIKDTISLQLHIYVDASEDAYACVGHLRAVFPNEIRVALVGGKSKVAPLKAHSIPRLELMAAVIGVRFAKTVLSGHSLDIGKVVFWTDSKVVLAWINSDHRKYRQFVACRVGEILSKSKVEQWRWISTRKNVADEATKWGKDPNLSSNSRWFRGEDDLYLPEEQWTAIMLTDNESTDEELRSSCMVHRETVVPQLVAWERFSKWMRLCRTVAYIHRYSQNLRRTASKEQRLVGPLSQEELDKGEKTVFRWIQSECYSDEMRALALAGNSANQQIRLEKSSKIRKLSPYLDDSGIIRSDSRIAAAAFASYDTRFPVVLPKAHWATRLLVEWYHSKYLHANGETIVNEMRQRFHISQLRSFVRKVAKDCVDCKVKKPVPMIPRMAPLPAARLRAYVRPFSYIGIDYFGPIAVKINRSIAKRWVALITCMTTRAVHLEIVYTLSTESCKLAIRRFIGRRGAPLEIRSDRGTNFVESRNELEQEMNEIDRQLAETFTNATTRWILNPPGAPHMGGAWERLVRSVKTAFAAISTSRTPNEETLATLLVEAESVVNSRPLTYIPLETAQQEALTPNHFLLSSSSGVIQPPRTLGNPKQACRNEWNLCRVMIDQFYSRWVREYLPTIARRTKWFDEERPIAVGNLVIIVEEKIRNGWTRGRVVQVVAGRDGRVREAVIQTARGLIRRKDIAVGKTGLEVPDQPYGSGNCYG